One Ignavibacterium album JCM 16511 genomic region harbors:
- a CDS encoding MtnX-like HAD-IB family phosphatase, producing the protein MDGSKLKVFVDFDGTITTEDVGDSIFRKFGEPELVKTIIDDLHNNKISSRKCWDLLCASVNRIDENDLNKFIDEMKVNPTFKPFVNFCDENKVALFVLSDGFDFYIKRILSREGLSRLKFFANKLQVIGGKLVPEYPYFNPDYPSSANPKQNHIINNSSDDDYTIYIGDGNSDKEAAQYCDYIFAKNSLLKFCERERISYWPFKDFNDVTIRIKELLSKKRLKKRHQAQIKRKHAYEAE; encoded by the coding sequence ATGGATGGAAGTAAACTTAAAGTATTTGTTGATTTTGATGGAACAATTACAACTGAGGATGTAGGTGATTCAATTTTCAGAAAATTTGGTGAACCAGAATTGGTTAAAACAATTATTGATGATTTACACAATAATAAAATTTCATCCAGAAAATGTTGGGATTTATTATGTGCTTCGGTGAACAGAATTGATGAAAACGATTTAAATAAATTTATAGACGAAATGAAAGTTAATCCGACATTTAAACCATTTGTTAATTTCTGTGATGAAAACAAAGTTGCTTTGTTCGTTCTAAGCGATGGATTTGATTTCTACATCAAAAGGATTTTAAGTCGGGAAGGATTATCTCGCCTGAAATTTTTTGCGAATAAACTTCAAGTAATAGGTGGAAAGTTAGTCCCTGAATATCCTTACTTTAATCCGGACTATCCTTCTTCAGCAAATCCAAAGCAGAATCATATAATAAACAACAGCAGCGATGATGATTATACAATTTATATCGGTGACGGAAATTCAGATAAAGAAGCGGCTCAGTACTGTGATTACATCTTTGCAAAAAATAGTTTGTTGAAATTCTGTGAGCGCGAGAGAATTTCATACTGGCCATTTAAAGATTTTAATGATGTCACAATAAGAATCAAAGAATTGCTTTCAAAAAAAAGATTAAAGAAAAGACATCAGGCACAAATAAAACGCAAACACGCTTACGAGGCAGAATAA
- the smc gene encoding chromosome segregation protein SMC, whose product MYLSKLEIFGFKSFAQKTVINFNEGITSIVGPNGCGKTNVVDAIRWCLGEQRSGVLRSDKMENVIFNGTANRKPMGMAEVSLTIQNTKGILPTEYTDVTITRRIFRSGESEYLLNKNLCRLKDITNLFMDTGIGANAYSVIELKMVETILSSKAEERRILFEEAAGVNKYKLRRRLALRKLDEVKADLTRVNDIVSEVEKKVASLERQAKKADRHNALSTQLRELELDLAEREFALFHIKIDELKNSREENFKRKIQIESDIARLEDEIKDARDKLLIIEQELAEKRNLITEQTDKIYQVQKSLSVKTERKNALERNRTKYSEELIELEQELRSSEELITNGTNNLITFDEVLKQKEYQQQEIEKKLEDLNSLLEQKRSELKNHSDILLEKVREISNKENEVKNIEKSLTDFYNRIEKLNERIQNISNTIAKTVGFVEELGNERDETKRKIEEAEQLFVQKQNEKLKLESELNHLKEKEVEQKSLIKSIKEKAEFIQNLIENLEGVSKGAKALLENKSWLRGETTILAHIGNTDEKYRFAVEASLRNNLNNLLVESLDDLLKGIEYLRNKKIGKASFFFPPNGNENKQSFFDKIQNFILKNKAKKLSQESGFIGWTFDFIQTDKKWKNFFDKILQRTCVVDNLDSALALYKKYPQFNFATLNGDLISIDGIIEAGSEPKLDDSLFGRKQLLENLKNELPTHERKLIELQKEILWKEEQLNEIDLTVLSERGRMLVNDLANVEKQIAQFEYEIKKSNDESDKTQKEIQEFAALANELDNQKIKVSEELSVLKLKQEQLNSEQTTLEEEFRLVRTKHDETLNLLNNLKIEIERTIGEIKNTNNAIARAEESISSIKSNIERRKNDIASAEEEIQTIQTELESENQSLQSLEAEKNELNKLLEEVESRYKESREEVNKKESELKKLRNEREQLSNLIHKSEIDLKELEMKKESLIEHIKESYSLNLEKKVFEDLDTFNFSERHSQVQEIKDKIKNLGPINLLAYSEYEEEKQRLEFLYKQRDDLIESEKDVIKTIEEINQTAQAQFKETFDKIRENFIKIFRTLFDPGDEADLRLEENEDPLEAKIEIVAKPKGKRPQSIDLLSGGEKTLTAIALLFAIYLVKPSPFCILDEIDAPLDDANIDRFTRILHEFKKDTQFIVVTHNKRTMEAAETMYGVTMQEEGVSKLVAVRFNEDFDFVDK is encoded by the coding sequence TTGTATCTATCAAAGCTTGAAATATTTGGTTTCAAATCTTTTGCTCAGAAAACAGTAATTAATTTTAACGAAGGCATAACTTCGATTGTAGGACCGAACGGTTGTGGCAAAACAAATGTGGTGGATGCCATTCGATGGTGTCTTGGTGAGCAGCGCAGTGGTGTTCTGAGAAGTGATAAAATGGAAAATGTAATCTTTAATGGAACTGCTAACCGCAAACCTATGGGAATGGCTGAGGTTTCGCTAACGATTCAAAATACCAAAGGAATTCTTCCTACCGAATACACAGATGTTACAATTACAAGGAGAATTTTCCGTTCCGGTGAAAGTGAATATCTTCTGAACAAAAATCTTTGCAGACTTAAAGATATTACAAACCTTTTTATGGATACCGGAATTGGCGCAAATGCTTATTCTGTTATTGAACTGAAAATGGTTGAAACTATTCTGAGCAGCAAAGCAGAAGAAAGAAGAATTCTCTTTGAAGAAGCTGCAGGAGTTAACAAATATAAATTACGAAGAAGACTGGCACTCAGAAAACTTGATGAGGTAAAAGCAGATTTAACCAGAGTAAACGATATTGTTTCTGAAGTTGAAAAGAAAGTTGCTTCACTTGAAAGACAAGCAAAAAAAGCAGACAGACACAATGCCCTTTCTACTCAGCTAAGAGAACTTGAACTTGATCTTGCTGAAAGAGAGTTTGCTTTATTTCATATTAAAATTGATGAACTTAAAAATTCAAGAGAAGAAAACTTTAAACGAAAAATTCAAATCGAATCGGATATAGCAAGACTCGAAGATGAAATCAAAGATGCCCGCGATAAGCTTTTGATAATCGAACAAGAGCTTGCTGAAAAAAGAAATCTGATTACAGAACAGACAGATAAAATTTATCAGGTGCAAAAATCTCTTTCGGTAAAAACTGAAAGAAAGAATGCACTTGAAAGGAACAGAACAAAATATTCCGAAGAGCTAATTGAGCTTGAACAGGAACTTCGCAGTTCGGAAGAGTTAATTACGAACGGAACCAACAATCTCATCACTTTTGATGAAGTGCTGAAACAAAAAGAATATCAGCAACAGGAAATTGAAAAAAAACTTGAGGATCTGAATTCTCTTCTTGAGCAAAAAAGAAGTGAACTTAAAAATCACTCTGATATTCTGCTTGAAAAAGTCAGAGAGATAAGTAACAAAGAAAATGAAGTAAAGAATATTGAGAAATCATTAACTGATTTTTACAATAGAATTGAAAAACTTAACGAGAGAATCCAGAACATTTCGAACACGATTGCAAAAACTGTTGGCTTCGTTGAAGAACTTGGTAATGAGCGAGATGAAACAAAACGAAAGATTGAAGAAGCCGAGCAACTTTTCGTTCAGAAGCAAAATGAAAAACTTAAACTCGAAAGCGAATTAAATCATCTCAAAGAAAAGGAAGTTGAACAAAAAAGTTTAATTAAATCAATAAAAGAAAAAGCTGAATTCATTCAAAACCTGATAGAAAATCTTGAAGGTGTTTCCAAAGGCGCAAAAGCTTTGCTTGAAAACAAATCTTGGCTTCGAGGTGAAACGACTATTCTTGCTCATATCGGAAACACAGATGAAAAATATCGTTTTGCAGTTGAAGCATCACTCAGGAACAATCTGAACAATCTTCTTGTTGAATCACTTGATGATTTATTAAAAGGCATTGAATACTTACGCAATAAAAAAATCGGGAAAGCGTCTTTCTTCTTCCCACCAAATGGAAATGAAAACAAACAAAGTTTCTTTGATAAAATTCAGAATTTTATTCTGAAGAATAAAGCCAAGAAGCTTTCACAGGAATCTGGTTTCATCGGATGGACTTTCGATTTTATTCAGACAGATAAAAAGTGGAAAAATTTCTTCGATAAAATTCTTCAAAGAACCTGCGTAGTTGATAACCTCGATTCAGCTTTAGCACTTTACAAAAAATATCCTCAGTTCAATTTTGCAACATTAAATGGTGATTTAATTTCTATCGACGGAATCATTGAAGCAGGTAGCGAACCGAAGCTTGACGATTCTCTTTTCGGAAGAAAGCAATTACTTGAGAATCTTAAGAACGAATTACCAACTCACGAAAGAAAATTAATTGAACTTCAGAAAGAAATTCTGTGGAAAGAAGAACAACTTAACGAAATAGATTTAACAGTACTTTCTGAACGCGGCAGAATGCTTGTGAATGACCTTGCAAATGTTGAAAAGCAAATTGCTCAGTTTGAATACGAGATTAAAAAATCAAATGACGAATCTGATAAAACACAGAAAGAAATTCAGGAGTTTGCTGCATTAGCAAATGAACTTGATAATCAGAAAATTAAAGTCTCGGAAGAGCTTTCTGTTTTGAAGTTGAAGCAGGAACAACTTAATTCCGAACAAACAACTCTCGAAGAAGAATTCCGTCTTGTTAGAACAAAACATGATGAAACACTTAACCTTCTGAATAATCTAAAAATTGAAATTGAAAGAACAATCGGTGAAATAAAAAACACCAACAATGCAATTGCACGAGCTGAAGAATCAATTTCTTCAATCAAATCAAATATTGAAAGAAGAAAGAATGATATAGCATCCGCTGAGGAAGAAATTCAAACCATTCAGACAGAGCTTGAAAGCGAGAATCAAAGCTTACAATCGCTTGAAGCCGAAAAAAATGAATTGAACAAACTTCTTGAAGAAGTTGAGTCAAGATATAAAGAGTCAAGAGAAGAAGTGAATAAAAAAGAAAGCGAGTTGAAAAAACTTCGTAATGAAAGAGAGCAGCTCTCTAATCTTATTCATAAATCTGAAATTGATCTCAAAGAACTTGAAATGAAGAAAGAATCTTTGATTGAACATATCAAAGAATCATATTCACTTAATCTTGAAAAGAAAGTATTTGAAGACCTTGACACATTCAATTTCAGCGAAAGACATTCGCAGGTTCAGGAAATAAAAGATAAAATTAAAAATCTCGGACCAATCAACCTTCTTGCATATTCCGAGTATGAAGAAGAAAAACAACGACTCGAATTTCTGTACAAGCAAAGAGATGATCTAATTGAATCCGAGAAAGATGTTATCAAAACAATTGAAGAAATCAATCAAACAGCTCAGGCACAGTTCAAAGAAACATTTGATAAAATCAGAGAGAACTTTATAAAAATTTTCAGAACACTTTTCGATCCCGGTGATGAAGCTGATTTGAGATTGGAAGAAAACGAAGATCCGCTTGAAGCAAAAATCGAAATTGTTGCAAAACCCAAAGGTAAAAGGCCACAATCAATTGATTTGCTTTCAGGTGGTGAAAAAACACTCACAGCTATTGCATTGCTGTTTGCAATTTATCTTGTTAAACCAAGTCCGTTTTGCATTCTTGATGAAATTGATGCTCCGCTTGATGATGCAAATATTGATCGCTTCACGAGAATTTTACATGAATTTAAAAAAGATACTCAGTTCATAGTTGTAACCCACAATAAAAGAACAATGGAAGCAGCTGAAACTATGTATGGTGTTACGATGCAGGAAGAAGGTGTTTCGAAGCTGGTTGCAGTACGATTTAATGAAGATTTTGATTTTGTGGATAAATAA
- a CDS encoding T9SS type A sorting domain-containing protein, whose product MIKRKHIALNYWLITFTLFCSIFLKAQWAYDPSTNTKLVVNPSDPINIFSVSDKKGGAFIVWQDTKPPQRNDVLFLHVNKDGETSFRSDGKSVSLSLENKFEPQSVLLPEGDLLILWKEKISGNTSEIFIQKITNKGLRLWSDFGIQLTRLNKEIKEYSVDVDKDGNTTILFITKESNNPTTSVYVVKLNSFGKIISEPKKLFNSSESKISDCKILSVSDKQYFILWLETEESRATLYFSKINLNSDSVSVQKKSISKLSENVLSFGSSLIGTDLYVNWYSHEKQKSIYHQLISSDGNFKWGSEGKLVTTKRGQNSNPQFAVSNKNIFVSWVNEYGNDKNIYAQLFDFKGNKIWKENGTTVIEYEGDQFGQKVIYDNREKYIIAWIDRRFTKQFGNIYAQKVNSTGELQWTNTGVDLGTYTDSEKSYLNLLPDEQGGAIAIFKDKREKKSEIYGQKIYSTGTYAGQILGLKCEPEVDTVKVFWYAANENDDVVYEVQRKLNAEENWQTVEEIKKGNSATINYYEYKDSPNSEGLISYRVIQKSKGNQQISETVTLELINETSDYTLLQNVPNPFSETTSISFILPKEEYVEIEIYDVKLNQLGTITQKIFPAGKNTVSFDAKRLGPGVYFYKMKAGDFVSVKKMVVSK is encoded by the coding sequence ATGATAAAAAGAAAACATATCGCATTAAATTATTGGCTTATCACTTTTACTCTTTTCTGCTCAATTTTTCTGAAAGCTCAATGGGCCTATGATCCTTCAACAAATACAAAGCTTGTTGTAAATCCTTCAGATCCGATTAATATTTTTTCAGTTAGTGATAAGAAAGGTGGCGCATTCATAGTTTGGCAGGATACCAAACCACCTCAAAGAAACGATGTGCTGTTTTTGCATGTTAACAAAGACGGAGAAACAAGTTTCCGCTCTGATGGAAAATCAGTTTCACTTAGTCTCGAAAATAAATTCGAACCTCAGTCTGTTCTTCTTCCTGAAGGAGATTTGCTGATTTTGTGGAAAGAAAAAATTTCTGGTAATACTTCGGAAATTTTTATTCAGAAGATTACCAATAAAGGATTAAGATTGTGGAGTGATTTTGGAATTCAGCTAACAAGACTGAATAAAGAGATAAAAGAATATTCTGTTGATGTTGATAAAGATGGCAATACAACAATTCTTTTCATAACCAAAGAAAGCAATAATCCGACAACATCAGTATATGTTGTTAAACTAAACTCATTTGGGAAGATTATTTCCGAGCCAAAAAAACTATTTAACTCTTCCGAGAGTAAAATAAGTGATTGCAAAATTCTATCAGTTTCAGATAAACAATATTTTATACTTTGGCTGGAAACAGAAGAAAGTCGGGCAACTCTTTATTTCAGCAAAATAAATCTCAATTCCGACTCAGTTTCGGTTCAGAAAAAAAGTATTTCAAAACTTTCCGAAAATGTGCTAAGCTTTGGGAGCTCTTTAATTGGCACTGACCTTTATGTTAACTGGTATTCACACGAAAAACAGAAAAGTATTTATCATCAATTGATTTCTTCAGACGGAAATTTCAAATGGGGTTCTGAAGGGAAACTGGTCACAACAAAACGAGGACAAAATTCCAATCCTCAGTTTGCAGTATCGAATAAAAATATTTTTGTCAGTTGGGTTAATGAATATGGAAATGATAAAAATATTTATGCACAGCTCTTTGATTTTAAAGGAAATAAAATCTGGAAAGAAAATGGTACAACTGTAATTGAATATGAAGGCGACCAGTTTGGTCAGAAAGTAATTTATGATAACAGAGAAAAATATATCATTGCCTGGATTGACAGAAGATTTACAAAACAATTTGGAAACATTTATGCTCAGAAAGTGAATTCAACAGGTGAATTGCAATGGACTAATACCGGAGTTGATCTTGGAACTTACACTGATTCAGAAAAGAGTTATTTAAATCTTTTACCTGATGAACAAGGTGGCGCAATTGCGATTTTCAAAGACAAGCGTGAGAAGAAAAGCGAAATCTACGGACAGAAGATTTATTCAACCGGTACTTACGCCGGACAAATTCTCGGATTAAAATGCGAACCCGAAGTTGATACTGTTAAAGTTTTTTGGTATGCTGCAAATGAAAATGATGATGTTGTTTATGAAGTTCAACGGAAGCTAAACGCAGAGGAAAATTGGCAAACTGTTGAAGAAATTAAAAAAGGGAATTCAGCAACTATAAATTATTATGAATACAAAGACTCTCCTAATTCTGAAGGTTTGATTTCCTATCGTGTAATTCAAAAATCGAAAGGCAATCAGCAAATTTCAGAAACAGTAACTTTAGAACTTATAAACGAAACTTCCGACTATACTTTACTTCAGAATGTTCCGAATCCATTTTCTGAAACGACATCAATAAGTTTCATTCTTCCAAAGGAAGAATATGTTGAGATAGAAATTTATGATGTAAAATTAAACCAGCTCGGAACCATTACTCAGAAAATTTTTCCTGCAGGAAAAAACACTGTTTCTTTTGATGCTAAAAGATTAGGTCCCGGAGTTTATTTCTACAAAATGAAAGCCGGTGATTTTGTCTCAGTAAAGAAAATGGTTGTAAGCAAGTAA
- a CDS encoding glycoside hydrolase family 2 TIM barrel-domain containing protein has protein sequence MKSKFFLFFTTIFVLFNLSVFPQIVFRDLPNYKINTSDLLFFDITDTRQIIPLNGIWKVYPKNDTEKSVNINVPSVFKGSGEFIFQKSFKLTENQIKGNKIDLVFFGLNYSADISLNKIIIYRHTGGDLPFTVRLPRDILKSDGDNVISVSLVYKLDSENTIPLKQRFFFPQNFGGLIRDVYLHLIPNINLQKTELSSSIDFKGNKATVTINSQIVNNQFRNPGDTLPELSNFTFVTQIFSPDGRTISVSDKKDFELKRNREIQIKNSLTISNPVLWSPENPQSYLVRLEIFSGENLIDRYDQSVALFSLTVSKENLLLNNQPFNINGVTYIPSFKTFGSMMTYAQMESDIMKIKDTGFNSVRFAKSIPHPYFLKLCETYGLIPIIEVPLANIPEGLSNSINFTARVKNYLNLLIDAYSKFSAFSVLNLGSSFIQKSESHRSFLNNISSFVKSKRNVLVAASFFRTEVDEVDGVDLYGIEIFNHTINDFENEIKSIQEKLGKGRLFISEATYTASIGQTDGYVNNYSFEAQAKFFEDLLNFSEQNNLAGYFVNTMFDLRGDYASLTSGYDEDNVYRIGLITEDRKQERLAYKVVSAKLRNAERVTIPIGAKKDDAPMIFIVTGLLLALVMGVLVNSGKKFRDDASRALLRPYNFFADVRDQRIISAYHSIYLAIVVSLVNALIAANVLYYLKTSFFFEKFLLSFGSPAIMSAVSYLAWHPFNAIVWLFVITIIVLIILMLLIKAAAFFVKTKVYLSSTFFTVVWSLLPIVLLIPVGIVLYRLLNADVANLYIFISLIAIKLWLLYRLIKGIYVIYDVNPSTVYFYSIVFILGVMTVVTVYYEVNSSVVENILLTLKQFNII, from the coding sequence TTGAAAAGTAAGTTTTTCCTGTTTTTTACTACGATTTTTGTTTTGTTTAATCTCTCCGTTTTTCCACAAATAGTTTTCAGAGATTTACCCAATTACAAGATAAATACTTCGGATTTATTGTTTTTTGATATAACAGATACCAGACAGATAATTCCGCTTAATGGAATCTGGAAAGTTTATCCGAAAAATGATACTGAAAAGTCTGTTAACATTAATGTGCCTTCTGTCTTTAAAGGTTCGGGCGAGTTTATTTTTCAGAAATCCTTTAAGCTTACTGAAAATCAGATTAAAGGAAATAAAATTGATCTTGTGTTCTTTGGTTTGAATTATTCAGCGGATATTTCGCTTAATAAAATTATAATTTACAGACACACAGGTGGTGATCTTCCGTTTACTGTAAGACTACCGAGAGATATTCTAAAATCCGATGGAGACAATGTTATTTCAGTTTCTCTTGTTTATAAACTTGATTCCGAAAATACTATTCCGCTCAAACAAAGATTTTTCTTTCCGCAGAATTTTGGTGGATTAATCCGTGATGTTTATCTGCATCTTATACCAAACATAAACCTGCAGAAAACTGAGTTAAGCTCTTCAATTGATTTTAAAGGTAACAAAGCAACTGTTACTATAAATTCTCAAATAGTTAATAATCAATTCAGAAATCCTGGCGACACACTTCCGGAGCTATCAAACTTTACTTTTGTAACTCAAATTTTTTCTCCGGACGGAAGAACAATTTCGGTGAGCGATAAAAAAGATTTTGAACTGAAGCGCAACAGGGAAATTCAGATTAAAAATTCTTTAACTATTTCGAATCCGGTTTTATGGTCTCCGGAAAATCCTCAATCATATCTTGTAAGATTGGAAATCTTCAGTGGTGAAAATCTGATTGACAGATATGATCAAAGCGTTGCTCTCTTTTCATTAACTGTTTCAAAAGAAAATCTTCTTTTGAATAATCAGCCTTTTAACATAAACGGAGTAACATATATTCCATCATTCAAGACTTTTGGAAGTATGATGACATACGCTCAGATGGAATCTGATATAATGAAAATAAAAGATACAGGTTTCAACTCAGTCCGATTTGCAAAATCAATTCCGCATCCTTATTTCCTTAAGTTGTGTGAGACTTACGGACTGATTCCTATAATCGAAGTACCACTTGCCAATATTCCTGAAGGGCTCTCAAACTCAATCAACTTTACTGCAAGAGTTAAAAATTATTTAAATCTGCTTATTGACGCATACAGTAAATTCTCTGCTTTTTCTGTACTCAATCTTGGCTCATCATTTATTCAGAAATCAGAATCACACAGATCATTTTTGAATAATATTTCTTCTTTTGTAAAATCGAAAAGAAATGTTCTTGTTGCAGCATCTTTCTTCAGAACTGAAGTCGATGAAGTTGATGGAGTTGATTTATATGGCATCGAAATTTTCAATCATACTATTAACGATTTTGAAAATGAAATTAAATCAATTCAGGAAAAACTAGGCAAAGGTCGTTTATTTATTTCTGAAGCAACTTACACAGCAAGCATCGGACAAACAGATGGTTATGTGAATAATTATTCTTTTGAAGCTCAGGCAAAATTTTTTGAAGATTTATTAAACTTTTCTGAACAGAATAATCTTGCAGGATACTTCGTTAATACGATGTTCGATTTGCGAGGAGATTACGCATCTCTTACTTCCGGTTATGATGAAGATAATGTTTACAGAATAGGTCTGATAACCGAAGACAGAAAACAGGAACGACTTGCTTATAAAGTTGTCTCTGCAAAACTCAGGAATGCTGAGCGGGTTACAATTCCAATTGGTGCAAAAAAAGATGATGCTCCGATGATTTTTATTGTTACAGGATTATTACTTGCTTTGGTTATGGGTGTACTTGTCAACTCGGGCAAAAAGTTTCGTGATGACGCATCAAGAGCATTACTTCGCCCATACAACTTTTTTGCTGATGTGCGTGATCAGAGAATTATCTCCGCTTATCATTCAATCTATCTTGCAATAGTGGTGAGTCTTGTAAACGCATTGATTGCCGCAAATGTCCTTTATTATCTGAAGACCAGTTTTTTCTTCGAAAAGTTTTTACTCTCATTCGGAAGTCCGGCGATAATGAGTGCTGTAAGTTATCTTGCATGGCATCCGTTCAATGCGATTGTCTGGCTATTTGTAATTACAATAATTGTCTTGATTATTCTGATGCTTTTGATAAAAGCCGCAGCATTTTTTGTTAAGACAAAAGTTTATTTATCAAGTACTTTCTTTACTGTGGTCTGGTCACTGCTTCCGATTGTACTTCTTATTCCGGTTGGGATTGTTTTATACAGACTTCTCAATGCTGATGTCGCAAACCTTTACATTTTCATTTCACTTATAGCAATTAAACTGTGGCTGCTTTACCGTCTGATAAAAGGTATTTATGTTATTTACGATGTAAATCCATCAACAGTTTATTTTTATAGCATCGTTTTTATTTTAGGAGTGATGACAGTTGTGACTGTTTATTACGAAGTTAACAGCTCAGTAGTAGAAAACATCTTACTAACATTAAAACAATTTAATATTATTTAA
- a CDS encoding methyltransferase family protein, translating into MKKIAELFFRYRSYTPIPFLIVMIIFENASVTSLISGFIIALLGEAIRLWGVSWAGSETRTTGKVGGTYLIISGPFAYVRNPLYVGNILIYLGLGIMSFALFPYLQIVALLFFIIQYYLIVKAEEEYLFNAFGEPYKKYFNSVPRFLPRFTPHRDSSVEQPPFKIKEGLKSERRTLQALVVVSLLILIKFLLSNQ; encoded by the coding sequence ATGAAAAAAATTGCAGAACTCTTTTTCAGATACAGAAGCTATACTCCAATTCCGTTTTTAATCGTTATGATAATTTTTGAGAATGCTTCTGTTACTTCTTTGATATCTGGATTTATTATTGCACTGCTTGGTGAAGCAATCCGACTTTGGGGCGTAAGCTGGGCAGGTAGTGAAACCAGAACAACCGGAAAAGTCGGTGGAACTTATCTGATTATAAGCGGACCTTTTGCTTATGTCCGTAACCCGCTTTATGTGGGAAATATTTTAATTTATCTCGGTCTTGGAATAATGTCCTTTGCCCTTTTTCCATATCTTCAGATTGTCGCTCTGCTGTTTTTTATAATTCAATATTATTTAATTGTAAAAGCTGAAGAAGAATATCTATTCAATGCATTTGGCGAACCTTATAAAAAATATTTCAATAGTGTTCCGAGATTTCTCCCGAGATTTACTCCACATCGTGATAGCAGTGTTGAGCAGCCGCCATTTAAAATTAAAGAAGGACTAAAATCCGAACGCAGAACTTTACAGGCGTTGGTTGTTGTTTCACTTTTAATACTTATAAAGTTTTTATTAAGTAATCAATAA
- the lpxB gene encoding lipid-A-disaccharide synthase, whose amino-acid sequence MLKSVLIIAGEASGDLHGAALIKELKKLDSEINFFGVGGNKMKDSGLELIYHSDRMSFLGFVEVVKHLPFIKRVQNQLLEEVKIRQTKFAILIDYPGFNISIAKKLKQLGVEIYYYISPQVWAWGKGRVKKIKKLVRKMFVVFPFEEKFYKEKDVDAEFVGHPLVRELNEYNFLSKEELRDKLSLASDKEILLLLPGSRKHEVEDIFPQIYSAAKKISEKFNLQIVVACASSVDESLLREVVPGNDYKIVAGFTYDLMKHSKFGIIKSGTSTLEAGLLNLPMIIVYKANTLTYLIGKTLVELQNIGIVNILLGKTLLPELIQNDVITEKIFSEANNILSDSGKYISIKNELKKLWDLLGNQNAAQNAAKKIYQLINEKS is encoded by the coding sequence ATGTTAAAATCTGTTTTGATAATTGCTGGCGAAGCTTCTGGTGATTTGCACGGTGCTGCTTTGATTAAAGAACTAAAGAAGCTTGACTCTGAAATTAATTTTTTCGGAGTTGGCGGAAACAAAATGAAAGATAGCGGACTGGAATTAATTTATCATTCAGACAGAATGTCATTTCTTGGATTTGTTGAAGTTGTAAAACATCTGCCATTTATAAAAAGAGTTCAGAATCAATTGCTTGAAGAGGTGAAAATAAGACAGACAAAATTCGCAATATTGATTGACTATCCGGGATTCAATATCAGCATTGCAAAAAAATTAAAACAGCTTGGCGTTGAAATTTATTACTACATTTCACCTCAGGTTTGGGCTTGGGGAAAAGGTCGTGTTAAAAAGATTAAAAAACTTGTTAGAAAAATGTTTGTAGTTTTTCCTTTTGAAGAAAAATTTTATAAAGAAAAAGATGTTGATGCTGAGTTTGTTGGACATCCTTTAGTCCGTGAACTGAACGAATATAATTTTCTTAGCAAAGAAGAACTTAGAGATAAATTAAGCTTAGCTTCAGACAAAGAAATTTTGTTGCTTCTTCCCGGAAGCAGAAAACACGAAGTCGAAGATATTTTTCCACAGATTTATTCTGCAGCAAAAAAAATTTCTGAAAAATTTAATCTGCAAATAGTTGTTGCCTGTGCTTCATCTGTTGATGAATCGCTTTTGAGAGAAGTAGTCCCTGGAAACGATTACAAAATAGTAGCAGGTTTCACTTACGATTTGATGAAACATTCTAAATTTGGAATAATAAAATCCGGAACTTCCACGCTTGAGGCTGGATTATTGAATCTTCCAATGATAATTGTTTATAAAGCAAACACACTTACTTATCTGATAGGGAAGACATTAGTTGAACTCCAGAACATCGGAATAGTAAACATACTTCTCGGAAAAACTTTACTGCCGGAATTAATTCAGAATGATGTAATTACAGAAAAGATTTTTTCTGAAGCGAATAATATTCTCTCAGATAGTGGAAAGTATATTTCCATCAAAAATGAACTTAAAAAACTCTGGGATTTACTTGGAAATCAGAATGCAGCACAAAATGCAGCAAAAAAAATTTATCAACTAATAAATGAAAAAAGTTAA